TAGTTAGTTGAAATTCATTTCAGACAAAtgaatttaagaattttaattgcCTTGAGCAGATCTGGAATCTCTTCTCTTGAAGTCACAAGCCCAATGAGTGTGGCACCCACTGTATCTGGAATAGCCGAAGTAATAACCTACAATAATTATGAAAGtgaataataaacatttataaactaaattatggAGAATACTTGTTGAAAAGTCGTCTTAATTGGAGTCATCTCTAGTTTGCTTTAGTTGTTGCCCCTTTGGGTTTGTCTTCATTACAACCTTATATTTGTTAGATATGTTGcttaaatataactataaagCTTGAAAAACTATACTCTTGTAAGTCAGTTAGACATCTATTGTTAGGTCATCTGCATTTGCAAATTGCAGCCAGCACATCAAGTCGGTAGCTTTAGTTGGAAAGTCTTAATTGAGATCACCTTAGTCTGTCGTGATTCTACTAGAAATATGgctaaaataaaacagaaaatttgGATTATTCTCACCTTCTTAGTAATTTTCTAACTTAAACTAAGCCCTGGGCTTAAATTCTAAGAATACTATAGATGATAATTGGAGTAAGTCTCTCATCCACGATATAATTGATCTAATATAGCTATTAAACTTGGTCAATCCTCACCTTAGGAGCCCTTTTGTTGAGTTAATTTAAGTTCTAAGTTAAAATTTTCCTAATAAAGTGtacaattattattaacttCAATGAAATAATAAAGGTATATGATAATGAGTTGCACAAACCTTGTGTAAGATTGCATTTGATCGTTTGGCTTCCTTTCCTCCTTTAAGAAGTAAACCATTTCCACTTCGAATTGCCAATGCAGCTATCTATTAATCCATTTCAACAAAGATCAAAATACAATACACGAAACGAATTTTTAAGACTCACTTTACCAGTATCACTAGACATAAGTTTTAAATCTCTACTTGCTCATATCTCTGGCATTTTTTATTGAAGATGTACGATGAATTATAATTGAGAAGGAATAGGGTCTCCTAACCTGAACAAGCGCATCCGGTCGAGATTCAAATATAACCAGGAGAACACCTAAAGGACATGATATTTTTTCCAGGACGAGTTTGTCTGCAAGCTGGACACGGAGAAGTAATCAGAATTTCAAATATGAATGTTGAGCTGTAGGATAATTACAAAAGTTAATACGTCTAAACAACACAACCAATTTCAAGTTGTTACTTATGTAttgcattaaaataattacaaaggGCTTTGACCTCAGTTCTCTTTAAAATCTGACCAATGGGTTCTTCCATGTTAGCCAGAAGGCGAACAGACTTTACAAGACTAGAGATCTGAAAAATACAAAACCCAAGGTCAAACAAAATCATGTTATGTCAAAGAGGAAATTTCACGAAATCTGATTTCAAAAAGTTTGCAGCAGGTCCTATTTTGACTTGACACTAGCAAAAAGCTGCGCAAGTTTTATTTCGACTTTTCACTTCAGTATAAACTCTACCTTCTCGGGTCTCAGGGTTAAACGTGATATGAGTGCTCTGTCATATCCGATCTCCTCTGCATCAGCAACATCAGCTCCATTCTCAAGCCTTATCGAACCTTCATTATTCTCTAATGCATCAGCTATTGCCagcaatatttttcttctttcttcagaATTTAGGAGCTGAAACCAGAAGCACCAATTATGTAATAAAACAAGACTACCAAACTGCGTCGCTTTTCTACGTAAAGAAACTCAAGAAAGTGAACCTGCCCTTCACATTTTATACATGTAACTTCACTCACCTGCAGTCGTCTAGAACTATGTCGTGCTGCAACTGCCATGTCATGAGCACTCACTTCCTTTATACTGGTCCACAAATGAGCATCTTTATGGAAGATAGTACCGATTCTTTCTCCACGAAGCACTCTTATGATGTTGTCTGTAGCAAAGCCACTTCCATGGCGGTTGAAATGCAATTTGAGGTCAGCAAAAGTGCAAAATTCATGCCTAAGTGATCCATGAATGCATATTTCATACGTATATCggtaaaagaatgaaaattattcacaatataattatgatatattttcgtCATTTGAACTTGAAAGTAACAATGCCGtggttttgtattgtttttcttcttgtaCTTACAAACAAGGGAAATGAGTACGGAATGGACTTCTCAACTGGATGGGCAACCTTAATGAAGTTTTACAACTACGAAAGGATAACAATAAggatttacaatattttatttttttgacaacattttaatattgtcATATCATGTTATTATATGATTGGTCTATGTTAGtattggtgtttatgattattattattgattctggagtaattttggatcaatcacataataacacataagtgatattaaaatattgtaaaaaaatattgtcaaaataccATTGTCCTAACAATTATTTCCAAGAGAGTTTGTAAGAGATTCTAATTCATTCCATTTTAATCACGATgctttgttcataattttatgACTCAGAGGGAACTAATTTTAGTAGTTTACAACTCTCTCCATTAGTGAAAGactagaaataaataaatataaattaatcaaaccGTGTATGTTGGATCTATAGTGAAACAAAAGGTAATTAGATTTTGAGCCAATATTTTCTTATGGAGTACTAGTACAACATTTTCTaatagaaaaaagtttttttaacaatactcttttaataattttttataacgcATGTAACTTGTGATTGATTTCTAACATTAGTGAAATGAAGGTACCTAGTAATAATCACAGGTGTGCCAGCAAAAGCAGCACAAACAGCCGCGTTAACTTTCGCAGTCATACCCCCTCTTCCGTATGTTGACTTTTCTCCGAAAGTAATTTCACTTTGAtgcttttcttttacatatGTGTGAATTAACTTTGACTTAGGGTCAGATGGAGGGCCACTATAAAGACCCTCAACGTCACTCAATAGAACAAGGAGGTCAGCTTTAAGTTCTAAAGCCAATAGACCTGCCAAACTGTCATTGTCCCAGAAGATACCAGAAGAATCCTGCAGACAGTTCTTGCCCTTAAAAGTAATCAAACGCACAAAACCAAGAAAATCAAACTAGTGTTTTTTTAGGGAAAAAAAGAGTAAGTTTTCAGAATAAAAATTTGTGTAAGGAAAAGCAGCATACCTCGTAGGACGCCTTCCTAGTACTAACGGCATCATTTTCGTTGAAAATGGGGATAATCCTTAAATCTAATAATGCGCTCACAGTGTCTGACAATTGTTTTCTGAAAGCTGTATCCCTGAAGAACCCATCGTTTACAAGAAGTTGGGATGAAGTTACATCAAGCTGCACCAGGCAAATGACATATCACCATCAATTTACAGGAAACAATTAGATTAACAAAATACCTGTTATTGTATTATGGCAAATCATACAATACAAATTTAAGATTCCTGAATATTAAATGCACAATTTAACTTTGGGCCAACCTGACTAAACATGATATCGTAGAGAGCCATGAGACTACTCTGCCCAACAGCTGCACATGCTTTCCCATCAAGGTCTCCCTGTGGATTTTGAAGATCCGAAAAGCTGCATACAAAATAAACCCTTTATTTCAgactcattttttctttcccACTCTCTCAAACTCTACCTAGTTCATATTGATCGAAACATGAAAAGGTTTGCACAAGTTCCTACTCAATGCCATATAATGCTCATGTAGCatgtacaaaataaaaaggaatttttttagaaatataaagcAACATTTGTGTTCTGCTTCATATAAGAACATATATTGCCAAATACTtacttttaccaaaattttacAGATTGATGTAACTAAATTATGCACTAGCTATTAATGCAAAGCTCGATGCACGATTTTGATAAATATGTATTTACCAACGACAAAAGACAAATTACAAAAACCTGCTATTGACCAATCTTCGATATCTTAGTCTTTGTCGGCCAAGACCAACTGCACCTGAAGTCACTAATATAACCTCATAATCCTTATCATTTAGCTCTTTAAGCTGCAGGAAACATAGCTTTCAGTTACTACAAAAACTATAATCAGagaaaaacatcaaatatatGTAAACTTTGTTAGTGCTGATAATCTTACGTAGAAGAAACGGAACAAGGATTTAACCAGCTTCACTTCATCCATTCACCATTCATGTAACTTTTCATATTCAAATGAACTAACATACCCAATGCTTGAAAGAGAGGATGGTATTGTGCGTAAACAGGGGAAAACACTTaggaataaaaaaatggaatattTTTGCTGGATTTGGATATGGTATTTTGTGAATTTgtattctcttcattttttttactccaaaaatacattataattttcacatatgaatttttttaatatattttaatatatcaaagtatattttaaaagtacaGAGAAACTGTACAAAAGAATTAGTATTAAATCTAGACTTCTATTTTGTTAAGGTTTAAACTGTTGGTTCAATTAAGGAGGAGGTGTTAAGAAACGGTgacttaaacaaataattttactcttcaatccattcaTTGGAGATGATTTTCGTTAAACTTTCACAACTTTTAAATAGGTGTAAATAGGACCTTAAGataagtacaaataataaaaactgacaataaaatatcaactcactcaaaaataaaatctgtttattttttcataaaataatattctacctagataaacagaaaatcataactatccatcctattttatctctatcaaatcaaactaaatattactagactcaaaactaataaaataatatttaaacaaaattattaataagacCCTAAAATTTACTTCCAGTTCTTCATATTTTAACTTAACACACATGTAAATATGTGGTGACTAAAATTGATGGAGATAATACATAGacttaaaatttcaatttgtgAGCTATCCAATAAGTGatacaaatttgatttatatttaaatgtgtttttagcTAAAATATATGTGTTTTGATTTCGAttatagcaaaaaaaaattgtttgcaTTTAGAACCtctctaaaattgaaaataattgcttttcaatattatgtcactttttttttctcagcaATATTATGTGTCACTAGTTTAAGTATTGAACCGAAAGTATTTATTCTAAACCATGCTTACTAGTTTTGTGATATGAGATTAAACAAAACTcctttaaaaatgataattctttttatttgtgcAGTCTAAAATTAAAGTTGATAGATTtcataaaagttaaaacaataatttgaaattttacagAAAGTAAAATcctaagaaaatatttcataaaaataaaaataaaaataaaaaatcactcaTTTCACATCcatatatttaaactatttaattatatgtttacaATAGTATAGACTGTcgtatatgtttaaattattaaattattaaattcagcatttattattttaaaagtctatgatttttaatagaagtgcaaataaattaaattcaaattatataaatgctATTTTTACATATTGGCAAGTGTTATACCTGTTCGCAGAGAGCTCCAAGCCTTCCCAATGCTAATCTTCCATCACTACGAGTAACCACGGCTGTTCCAACCTTGGAAAATAACCAACAAAAATTAGTTTCGCTAATGACAATAATATACTaactaattaacaaaaataataacctAATTTCTAAAGCAATGCTAACCTAATTTCTAATGCAATGCTAACCTAATTTCTAACtgaaaaaaaattccatttaTTGATCTCTTAATCAGTGATCAGCAGAACCATTAATTAATAACACAGCATGTTTGCTTCCAAAATAGCAGCGATAAAGAATATAGATCTTGTTCCTTTTCATctgtaaaatatgaaaacagcACTGGCATTACCAGCCATCCTCCATGCATGCATCATGACACAAACTAGAAAAGAGGAATAACAGTTTTCTAGGTTTTCTTCATTCCATGCACGCGAAACAGATTAGATGAAGAGTGAACGTTGTTGTTGTGGAATATGTGATtaaatagagagaaagagagaaaaaaaacctTGACGATAACTCGTTTGACACTTTTCACAAAAGCTCTGGTGGGATCCATTagcgaggaagaagatgagaaagCGTCAAATTGTGAAGGAAGGAGGAGAGAAAGGAAGACGAAGAAACAAAGTGAGGAGAGCGTTGTGgtgttatttttgttatgaatgaAGTTGTTAGAGTAAGAGATCACAGACATATACGGGGTGAATTTTAAAGAGAATAATGAGGTGAACGAATACagaacccaaaaaaaaaagaaatctttagttttattgttttaaaaattaaatatattagttttattatattaaaattaaaatctacaTTTATAGatactattaaatattatttcaaaatagttagtttttccctttttaaaagatgcattttttttattaaagtttatatttatatatataaatttaattatttaatataaatatacaaaatatccTCTCATATTCTAACACGACCCCTCAAAAGAGTCTTTTTCTCTGTAGATCACGGATCCTCTTTTGTTGGAGCGACAAAAAATCCGTGAAACTCCTGTTCCCACTCCATAGCCAACACTTGGTTGGATAGATTTATTGTGGGTTAGTCTGTCAAACCCTCAACTcccaaaattaaattcataatcaaatttatatattttattaattcaattttataaacttattcatattattaataaaagaaatcattatttaatattttagtaactatttttaaattcaaataattatttataataaaaatttatttttcaatcttattattttttaaacttaaataattactgataataaaaatttattaatgtgataagaaaaatttcaacattaaaagtataaaaataatttatttttatacttaccttttttataaaacttatcttataatttacttatattttttatttcaataattaaaaattattttatagtttaataaaaattttgttataataaaacaGGTGaacaaacatataatataatatgtttatgaATTGGATTATTTGATAATGTGATTTGGTGATGGGGTGATTGAGGTAAAATTTGATATGTGTAAATGATGGTTTAATGACGTGTGGTTTCAAGGATTGA
The window above is part of the Vigna radiata var. radiata cultivar VC1973A unplaced genomic scaffold, Vradiata_ver6 scaffold_434, whole genome shotgun sequence genome. Proteins encoded here:
- the LOC106778700 gene encoding delta-1-pyrroline-5-carboxylate synthase isoform X2; translation: MSVISYSNNFIHNKNNTTTLSSLCFFVFLSLLLPSQFDAFSSSSSLMDPTRAFVKSVKRVIVKVGTAVVTRSDGRLALGRLGALCEQLKELNDKDYEVILVTSGAVGLGRQRLRYRRLVNSSFSDLQNPQGDLDGKACAAVGQSSLMALYDIMFSQLDVTSSQLLVNDGFFRDTAFRKQLSDTVSALLDLRIIPIFNENDAVSTRKASYEDSSGIFWDNDSLAGLLALELKADLLVLLSDVEGLYSGPPSDPKSKLIHTYVKEKHQSEITFGEKSTYGRGGMTAKVNAAVCAAFAGTPVIITSGFATDNIIRVLRGERIGTIFHKDAHLWTSIKEVSAHDMAVAARHSSRRLQLLNSEERRKILLAIADALENNEGSIRLENGADVADAEEIGYDRALISRLTLRPEKISSLVKSVRLLANMEEPIGQILKRTELADKLVLEKISCPLGVLLVIFESRPDALVQIAALAIRSGNGLLLKGGKEAKRSNAILHKVITSAIPDTVGATLIGLVTSREEIPDLLKLDDTIDLVVPRGSNKLVSQIKDATKIPVLGHADGICHVYVDKSANIDMAKQIIRDAKADYPAACNAMETLLVHEDLSRNGGLVELVAELQREGVKVYGGPRASALLNIAGTKSYHLEYSSLACTVEIVDDVFAAIDHIHQHGSAHTECIVAEDCEVAEAFLRQVDSAAVFHNASTRFCDGARFGLGAEVGISTSRIHARGPVGVEGLLTNRWILRGSGHVVNGDRGITYTHKNLPIKA
- the LOC106778700 gene encoding delta-1-pyrroline-5-carboxylate synthase isoform X1, giving the protein MSVISYSNNFIHNKNNTTTLSSLCFFVFLSLLLPSQFDAFSSSSSLMDPTRAFVKSVKRVIVKVGTAVVTRSDGRLALGRLGALCEQLKELNDKDYEVILVTSGAVGLGRQRLRYRRLVNSSFSDLQNPQGDLDGKACAAVGQSSLMALYDIMFSQLDVTSSQLLVNDGFFRDTAFRKQLSDTVSALLDLRIIPIFNENDAVSTRKASYEGKNCLQDSSGIFWDNDSLAGLLALELKADLLVLLSDVEGLYSGPPSDPKSKLIHTYVKEKHQSEITFGEKSTYGRGGMTAKVNAAVCAAFAGTPVIITSGFATDNIIRVLRGERIGTIFHKDAHLWTSIKEVSAHDMAVAARHSSRRLQLLNSEERRKILLAIADALENNEGSIRLENGADVADAEEIGYDRALISRLTLRPEKISSLVKSVRLLANMEEPIGQILKRTELADKLVLEKISCPLGVLLVIFESRPDALVQIAALAIRSGNGLLLKGGKEAKRSNAILHKVITSAIPDTVGATLIGLVTSREEIPDLLKLDDTIDLVVPRGSNKLVSQIKDATKIPVLGHADGICHVYVDKSANIDMAKQIIRDAKADYPAACNAMETLLVHEDLSRNGGLVELVAELQREGVKVYGGPRASALLNIAGTKSYHLEYSSLACTVEIVDDVFAAIDHIHQHGSAHTECIVAEDCEVAEAFLRQVDSAAVFHNASTRFCDGARFGLGAEVGISTSRIHARGPVGVEGLLTNRWILRGSGHVVNGDRGITYTHKNLPIKA